The genomic segment CCGAGGGCTGGATTAGCAAAAACCGCCCCGATGAAGCAACGGAGACAGTTTGCATGTCAAAAAGCGGGAAACGCGTGGCCTGGGTCACGGGCGGTGGCAGCGGGATCGGGGAGGCCGGCGCCGAGGCGCTAGCTGCCGACGGCTGGATCGTTGTGGTCTCGGGCCGGCGCAAAGACGCCCTGGAGACCGTGGTAGCGAAGATCACTGGGGAAGGTGGGGCGGCCGAGGCCCTTGTGCTCGATGTGTCCAACGCGGCCGCAGCCCAGAAGGCAGCCGACCAGATCGTCGCAAGGCACGGCCGCATCGACCTGCTCGTCAACAATGCCGGCATCAATGTTCCCAAGCGCAGCTGGAAGGACATGGAGCTGGAGGGCTGGGACAGACTGGTCCAGGTCAATCTCAACGGCGTGCTCTATTGCATGCGCGCGGTGCTGCCGACGATGCGCAAGCAGCAAGACGGCGCCATCATCAACGTCTCGTCCTGGGCCGGCCGCCACGTCTCGAAAATGCCGGGCCCGGCTTACACCACCACCAAGCATGCGGTGCTGGCGCTGACCCATTCCTTCAACATGGACGAATGCGTCAACGGCCTGCGCGCCTGCTGCCTGATGCCGGGCGAGGTGGCGACGCCGATCCTGAAGCTGCGTCCGGTGGTGCCGAGCGAAGCGGAGCAGGCGAAGATGCTGCAATCGGAAGACCTCGGCCGCACCATCGCCTTCATCGCGGGCATGCCGGCCAGAGTCTGCATCAACGAAGTGCTGATCAGCCCGACGCATAATCGCGGATTCATCCAGACCCCGAACAACAGGGATTGAGGCGAGGCGGAGCCGCAAACTCGTCATTGCGAGCGAAGCGAAGCAATCCAGAAATGTGCCCGCGGAGACAGTCTGGATTGCTTCGTCGCAAGGGCTCCTCGCAATGACGGCGGATGGGCCCCCACGAACATCCCCGCCGATAGTTTCACCCATCACAAAGAATTTTTCCTCGAAACCGCACCACAAACCCTCCCGTAGTTCGGTCCAACGACGGCACTGCTGCATCACCCCTCGACTGTCGCAGGCGCCGTTGTTGCCCCAACTCAACGCCGGCCATCGCCGGTCTCAATTCAATCGGGAGACTTTCTCATGTCGAAGCGCATTGCCTATCTCGCTGCCGCCGCCTTCAGCGCCCTGGCCATCACCGCGACCGTCGTCGCGCCCGCAAGCGCCGAGGAAAAGACCGTCATGGTCGGCGGCGCCGCGATGTTCCCCTCGAAGAACATCGTCCAGAACGCGGTCAACTCCAAGGACCACACCACGCTGGTGGCGGCGGTGAAGGCCGCGGGCCTCGTGCCGACGCTGGAAGGCAAGGGCCCGTTCACCGTGTTCGCGCCGACCAACGCCGCCTTCGGCAAGCTGCCGGCCGGCACCGTCGACAGCCTCGTCAAGCCCGAGAACAAGGCGACGCTGACCAAGATCCTCACCTACCATGTCGTGCCCGGCAAGCTCGAAGCCTCCGACCTCACCGACGGCAAGAAGCTGAAGACCGCCGAAGGCGAGGAGCTGACGGTCAAGAAGATGGACGGCAAGGTCTGGATCGTCGACGCCAAGGGTGGCACCTCCATGGTGACGATCTCCAACGTCAACCAGTCCAACGGCGTGATCCATGTGGTCGATACCGTGCTGATGCCGGCCTCGTAACACCGCGCGATCCTGTTTCATCCCCGAACAGGATGGTCTCAGACCGCGAGCCGGGGATACCCGGCTCGCTTTTTTGTGACCACAATAGCCTGACCGCATCGATTCGATGGCGGGCGGGATGTAACGAAAGCCGAAACACCGGCGTATAATCGCTGTCAGACGACCTCAGAATGGAACCCGCCATGGCGAGCCTCACAGTCACCGACGAGCAGGTCACGGCTATCAAGTCCAAAGTGATCCAGCCGGCCTGGGTGCGGGTCATGCACTGGGTCAACGCTTTCGCCATGATCCTGATGATCCTGTCGGGCTGGCAGATCTACAACGCCTCGCCGCTGTTCGACTTCCGCTTTCCGCGCGAGTACACGCTCGGCGGCTGGCTCGGTGGCGGCCTGCTCTGGCACTTTGCGGCGATGTGGCTCTTGATGATCAACGGCCTCGCCTATCTCATCACCGGCTTCGCCACCGGCCGCTTCCGCAAAAAACTGCTGCCGATCACGCCGGCGGGCGTGCTCCATGACGTCAGGGCGGCGCTGACCTTCAAGCTCGGCCATGACGATCTCGCCGTCTACAATTACGTGCAGCGGCTGCTCTATGCCGGCATCATCGTGGTCGGCGTGCTGATCGTGCTCTCAGGCCTCGGCATGTGGAAGCCGGTGCAGCTCTACTATCTCGTGATGTTGTTCGGCGACTATCCGACCGCGCGCTACGTGCATTTCTTCTGCATGGCCGCAATTTGTGCCTTCCTCGTCATTCACGTCCTGCTCGCGCTGCTGGTGCCGAAGAGCCTGCGTGCGATGATCATTGGCCGCTGATAAGGAGACCCGTCATGGCCAAGCGTCCGTTTCTGATCCCCGGCGTCGACAAACGATTGCTGATCAAGGACTCCATGAAGACCATGCCCGACGTCACCCGCCGCCGCTTCATCGCCGGCGGCGCCAGCCTGGGCGCGCTGACGCTGCTCACCGGCTGCGACGTCGTCGACTCGTCCTCGGCCGAGGAGATGCTGAAGAGCGTCTCGAAGTTCAACGACGCGGTGCAGGCCTTCATCTTCAATCCCGACGCGCTGGCGCCGACCTTCCCCGAAAGCGCGATAACAAAGCCGTTCCCGTTCAACGCCTATTACGATCTCGACGACGCGCCCGAGGTCTCGGCCGCGGACTGGAAGCTCGAGGTGCGCGGCCTCGTCGACAACAAGAAGTCCTGGACGCTGGAGGAGCTCTACAAGCTCCCGCAGGTGACGCAGATCACGCGACACATCTGTGTGGAGGGCTGGAGCGCGATCGGCAGCTGGACCGGCACGCCCTTGCGCGATTTCCTGAAACTGATCGGCGCCGACACGCGCGCGAAATATGTCTGGTTCCAGTGCGCCGACAAGGACGGCTACAACTCGCCGCTGGACATGCGCAGCGCGCTGCATCCGCAGACGCAGATGACGTTCAAATACGCAAACGAGATCCTGCCGCGCGCCTACGGCTTCCCGATGAAGATCCGCGTGCCGACCAAGCTCGGCTTCAAGAACCCGAAATACGTGGTCTCGATGGAAGTCACCAACGACTACAAGGGCGGCTATTGGGAAGACCAGGGGTATAATTCGTTCAGTGGGAGTTGAGGCGAACTCCACTGCCGTAGGGCGGGTTAGCGAAGCGTAATCCGCCATGCGTCCGCGCTTGCCGAACGAAGTTGGTGGATTACGCTTCGCTAATCGACCCTACGGCACCGTCTATTTGGCTGGGCCCACCTTGCGCTGGCACAACGCCGCTACCGCGCCCAGCGCCAGCAGCGCCGCCGACACATTCAGCGCGTAGCTCAAGCTCCCCAGCGCATCGGTGATCGCGCCGACCACGATCGGCCCGAGCGTCTGGCCGACGCCGAACGAGATCGTCATCGCCGCGATCGCGGTCGGCCACACAGGCGGCGGATAGTTGAAGCGGACGAAGGCGGTGGTCGAGCCGACCACGGCGAAGAAGGCGACGCCGAATACAACCGCGGAGACCGCGAGCCAGGCCGGCGAATGCCCGAGCATCGGCAGGGCTGCGCCCAGCGCGTTGGTGCCGAGGATGATGGCGGTGGCAAGTCCGCCGCGATCGAGCGCCAGCACGGCGCGCCAGGCCCAGGGCGTCACGAAGGCGGACAGGCCGATCAGGCTCCAGAACGCCGCCTGCGCCGCGGCTCCGCCGCCGCCGTCGCGCACATAGGCGATCATGAAGGTCATGTAGGCGATGTAGCCCGCGCCGAACAAGAAATAGCCGGCGAGATAAATCAGCACCGGCAGGATCGCGAACGAGGTGTGGCTGCCTTCCGAGAAGCGCGCGCCGCTCTCGATGCGGATCAGGAACAGCGGCACGGTCATCGCGACCGACAGCACCGTCAGCGCCCACCAGACGATCCACCACGAGCCCGGCCCGAAATATTGCAGCGTGAACGGAGCGATCAGCCCCGAGGACAGAATGCCGATGCCGGGCCCGGCATAGAACAGGCTCAGCAGGAAATTGGCCCGCTCCGGACGCGACTGGGCGATGGTGGCGGCAAGCGCGCCACCGGCGACGAAGCCGGCCGCCGCGCCCAGGCCCAGCACGAGGCGCGCCAGGCTCAGCGCCACGAAATTGCCGGTCATGGCGCAAGTCCCAAGCGCGGCGACGCAGGCGAGGGTTCCGCCGCGGATCGCGGCGGCCCAGCCGACGCGCTGGATCAGGCGGGACGCCACCAGCGCGCCGACGAGATAGCCGACGGCGTTGATCGTGTTCATGAAACCGGCCGCCGAGTAGGACCAGCCGAGGTCCTCCCGCATGTCCGGCAGCACCAGCGCATAGGCAAAGCGGCCGATGCCGAGCCCGACCGTCGCGGCCAGCGACAGGGTCAGGATCAGCCGCGCGGGGTGTGCGTCGGGCAGGGGGCGATCAGGTGCGTGCAAGGGGTACTCCGGCCTGCCCAGTGTGGCAGGCCCCGCCCGCCTTGCACAGCCGCACCCCGGCAATGGTGTCTTGCCAAGCGTGCAACGCCGCTCTAGCACTCCGGCCGACCTGTCATTCCGGGGCGCACGCGAAGCGGGCGAGCCCGGAATCCATAACCCGGCTGGTGGTTATGGATTCCGGGCCCGCGCATCCAAGTCGGCTGTTGCCGACTTGGACAACCAAGATGCCGAACTCGGGTAAACCCGAGGTCGGCGGCGCGTCCCGGAATGACGAGAGAGGATCAAGAAGGAAACGACCATGGCGACCCACAAACTGCTGCTGCTCCCCGGCGACGGTATCGGCCCCGAGGTGATGGGCGAGGTGAAGCGGCTGATCGACTGGCTCAATGCGGCCGGGATCGCCAAGTTCGAGACCGACACCGGCCTCGTCGGCGGCTCCGCCTATGACGCGCACAAGGTCTCGATCTCCGAGGGCGACATGGCCAAGGCCAAGGACGCCGACGCTGTGATTTTTGGTGCGGTCGGCGGCCCGAAGTGGGATGCCGTGCCTTACGAGGTTCGCCCCGAAGCCGGCCTGCTCCGCCTGCGCAAGGATCTGGCGCTGTTCGCCAACCTCCGCCCGGCCGTGTGCTATCCGGCACTGGCGGATGCCTCCAGCCTGAAGCGCGATGCGATCGAGGGCCTCGACATCGTCATCGTGCGCGAACTCACCGGCGGCGTCTATTTCGGCGAGCCGAAGACCATCACCGATCTCGGCAACGGCCAGAAGCGCGCCATCGATACCCAGGTCTACGACACCTATGAGATCGAGCGCATCGGCCGCGTCGCCTTCGAACTTGCCCGGAAGCGCAAGAACAAGGTGACGTCGATGGAGAAGCGCAACGTCATGAAGTCGGGCGTGCTCTGGAACGAGGTCATGACGGCGGTCCACAAGCGCGAATACCCCGACGTCACGCTCGAGCACCAGCTCGCCGACTCCGGCGGCATGATGCTGGTGAAGTGGCCGAAGCAGTTCGACGTCATCGTCACCGACAATCTGTTCGGCGACATGCTGTCCGACATCGCGGCGATGCTCACCGGCTCGCTTGGCATGCTGCCCTCGGCCTCGCTCGGCGAGGTCGACGTCAAGACCAAGAAGCGCAAGGCGCTGTACGAGCCCGTGCACGGCTCGGCGCCAGACATCGCCGGCAAGGGCCTCGCCAATCCCATTGCGATGATCTCGTCCTTCGGCATGGCGCTGCGCTATTCCTTCGACATGGGCGATCTCGCCGACAAGGTCGACCAGGCCATCGCCGCCGTGCTGGCCAGCGGCCTGCGCACCGCCGACATCAAGTCGGAAGGCACCACGTCCGCCTCGACCACGCAGATGGGCGAAGCGATCCTGAAGGAATTGCAGAAGCTGCACGCGTAAGCGGCAAGCACAGAAACGTAGCAATCGTAGGGTGGGCAAAGCGTAGCGTGCCCACCAGTCGATCGCGATTAGTTAGAGAGAGATGGTGGGCACGGCGCGTTGCGCCTTTGCCCACCCTACGGCACTGTCCGTAATCTCAGGAGCCACCTCATGGATTCACCCCGCCCCAAGATCGCGGAAACCATCATCCATGAGACGGTGCGCTTGCGCGAGGCGCAGATCGGGCGGCGCTGCGAGGTGCTCGCGGGCACGCGCATCGAATATGCTTCGCTCGCCGACTACTCCTATCTCGGCGAGAATTGCGACGTCGCCGACGCCGTGATCGGCAAGTTCACGGCGATCGCCAATTCGGTGCGGATCGGTGCGCCGAACCATCCGATGGGCCGTCCCTCGCAGCACCGCTTCACCTATGTCCCCGAATATTACGAGGCGGGCGCGACGCGCGACCGCGACTTCTTCGCAGGTAGGCGCGGCGATCGGGTGATCGTCGGCAACGATGTCTGGATCGGCCACGCCGCCATCCTGCTGCCGGGCGTGAGCGTCGGCGACGGCGCGGTGATCGCCGCAGGCGCGGTCGTCAGCCGCGATGTCGCGCCCTACACCATCGTCGGCGGCGTTCCCGCCCGTCCGATCCGCAAGCGCTTCGATGATGCCGTTGCCGCAAGCCTGCGCCGCATTGCCTGGTGGGATTGGCCGGATGAGCTGATCTTCGAGCGCCTCAGCGATTTCCGCTCCGAGGCCATCGAAGAATTTTGCCGGCGCTATGACCTGGATGCGAATGCGTAGGGTGGGTTAGCCGAAGGCGTAACCCACCTCTTCTGTCTCAGCGGCGAAGAACAGTGGTGGGTTACGCTGCGCTAACCCACCCTACGGCATCTCGCCAAAACAAAAATGGCCGGACTTCGGCCCGGCCATTTTGACTTCAAGTCGACCCGCCTCAGTACAGCGGGAAGTTCTGCGGATAGCCGCCGACATCCTGCGGCGGCGAGAGCGGCTGGCGGTCGATCGGACGGTTGAGGTTCTCGCGGGCGAAGGACGGATAGCCCACGGCCGGCGGGAAGGCGTAGTCGGTGAACTTGCGGTCGCCCGGATTGACCTCGGTGCCGCCGTCGAGCCAGGAGCGCTTGCTCACATAGATGCGGGTGCGGCCCTGCTGGTAGACTGCGTTGGGGCCGCTCGGGCCGTAATAGGGCCGGCCGCGCTCGTCATAGCGCTGCTTGGTCCTGGTCTCGGCGGAAGCCGGGGTCGCGAACGCGATGGCCATTGCGGCGCCCGCCGCAAGCAACGTCGCCAGTTTGTTCGCGGCAGAAAATTTCAAGCTCATCACGTCCCCTTCAGGCGGCAGGCCGCCAGTCGATTTCACCCCATACTAGCCCGGCCAGGGCGGATGCAACTAGGTCAATTGGGTCACACCAGCGCGGAATAATCGTGCGCGCCGGCAAAAGTTGCATGCAAACCAGCCACTTGAGCTTGATGCAGAATCCTTGATGCAGGTCAAAGCGCTCCGCGCAATTGCGCGTTCGCGGCGCCGAGCAGCCAGTCCGGCGAGCCCTGCGGGGCACAGCCGCGGCGCCTGAGCTCGGCATGGGCGAACAATTCGGCCAGCTTCGGCTCGTTGCCCGAGGCCAGCAGCGTGAGCCGGTTCAGCGTGCAGGCGATCGCCGCGCGGCGGGCGGGCAAGCTGTCGCCCTGGCAAGAGAAGCCGGAGATCTGCAAGCCTGGCTCCTCATAGCGCTTGAGATAGCCGAGGCAGGCCCGCGTCCCCTCCGCCGCGCCGACCGGTCGGAACAGGGCAACGGGGCCTAATTTGGTGTCGATCAGGCCGGCCTGCTCGAGCGGGGCATCCGCACCCAAACCCATCTGAGCGGCCAAGCCTGCGGCTGCCGGCCGCGTCACGTCGAATTCGGCGCCCTGGCGGTAGATTTCGATCTCGGCCACCGGCTTGTCCGCCGCGTCGGTCCAGCGCAGCACGTCCCTGCGGCCGCCTTCGGGATGCCGAAAGATGGTGTAAGAGGCTGTTTTCTCTGATGAATCGATCCGACTGACGGCGAAGCGCGGATGCGAGCGGTCTGCCGTAGTCCAGCTTGGCTTGTCCGCGGGACCGTCACCGCGCAGGTCAGGCAGCTGTCCCAGGCCTGCGAGGGCGAGGATGGCAAACAGGGCGAGCGCCCCCACATACACGACCAGATGCGCGAGCGTGCCGACCACCTCATCGGCGATAGCCAAAAGCCTCAGCTGGATCTGGGTAGGGCTAACGGCCGTGCTGGCCTCAGGCGACTGCATCCACGTCCCTAAGGCATGGTCTTAACGTTGTCTTGAGGCCGGTTCTCGCATAGAAGCGCTGCTCTTCCTGTTTAAGCGTCAGCTTCGGGAACGGGCTTTTTCATCGGAGAGTGAACGATGGGTTACAAAGTCGCAGTCGTCGGCGCGACCGGCAATGTCGGTCGGGAAATGCTCAACATCCTGGATGAGCGCAAATTCCCCGCGGACGAGGTCGTGGCCCTGGCGTCGCGCCGCAGCGTCGGCGTCGAGGTCTCCTATGGCGACCGCACCCTGAAGG from the Bradyrhizobium sp. WBAH42 genome contains:
- a CDS encoding SDR family oxidoreductase, producing MSKSGKRVAWVTGGGSGIGEAGAEALAADGWIVVVSGRRKDALETVVAKITGEGGAAEALVLDVSNAAAAQKAADQIVARHGRIDLLVNNAGINVPKRSWKDMELEGWDRLVQVNLNGVLYCMRAVLPTMRKQQDGAIINVSSWAGRHVSKMPGPAYTTTKHAVLALTHSFNMDECVNGLRACCLMPGEVATPILKLRPVVPSEAEQAKMLQSEDLGRTIAFIAGMPARVCINEVLISPTHNRGFIQTPNNRD
- a CDS encoding fasciclin domain-containing protein; translation: MSKRIAYLAAAAFSALAITATVVAPASAEEKTVMVGGAAMFPSKNIVQNAVNSKDHTTLVAAVKAAGLVPTLEGKGPFTVFAPTNAAFGKLPAGTVDSLVKPENKATLTKILTYHVVPGKLEASDLTDGKKLKTAEGEELTVKKMDGKVWIVDAKGGTSMVTISNVNQSNGVIHVVDTVLMPAS
- a CDS encoding cytochrome b/b6 domain-containing protein, with the translated sequence MASLTVTDEQVTAIKSKVIQPAWVRVMHWVNAFAMILMILSGWQIYNASPLFDFRFPREYTLGGWLGGGLLWHFAAMWLLMINGLAYLITGFATGRFRKKLLPITPAGVLHDVRAALTFKLGHDDLAVYNYVQRLLYAGIIVVGVLIVLSGLGMWKPVQLYYLVMLFGDYPTARYVHFFCMAAICAFLVIHVLLALLVPKSLRAMIIGR
- a CDS encoding molybdopterin-binding protein; this encodes MAKRPFLIPGVDKRLLIKDSMKTMPDVTRRRFIAGGASLGALTLLTGCDVVDSSSAEEMLKSVSKFNDAVQAFIFNPDALAPTFPESAITKPFPFNAYYDLDDAPEVSAADWKLEVRGLVDNKKSWTLEELYKLPQVTQITRHICVEGWSAIGSWTGTPLRDFLKLIGADTRAKYVWFQCADKDGYNSPLDMRSALHPQTQMTFKYANEILPRAYGFPMKIRVPTKLGFKNPKYVVSMEVTNDYKGGYWEDQGYNSFSGS
- a CDS encoding YbfB/YjiJ family MFS transporter, with product MHAPDRPLPDAHPARLILTLSLAATVGLGIGRFAYALVLPDMREDLGWSYSAAGFMNTINAVGYLVGALVASRLIQRVGWAAAIRGGTLACVAALGTCAMTGNFVALSLARLVLGLGAAAGFVAGGALAATIAQSRPERANFLLSLFYAGPGIGILSSGLIAPFTLQYFGPGSWWIVWWALTVLSVAMTVPLFLIRIESGARFSEGSHTSFAILPVLIYLAGYFLFGAGYIAYMTFMIAYVRDGGGGAAAQAAFWSLIGLSAFVTPWAWRAVLALDRGGLATAIILGTNALGAALPMLGHSPAWLAVSAVVFGVAFFAVVGSTTAFVRFNYPPPVWPTAIAAMTISFGVGQTLGPIVVGAITDALGSLSYALNVSAALLALGAVAALCQRKVGPAK
- the leuB gene encoding 3-isopropylmalate dehydrogenase; the encoded protein is MATHKLLLLPGDGIGPEVMGEVKRLIDWLNAAGIAKFETDTGLVGGSAYDAHKVSISEGDMAKAKDADAVIFGAVGGPKWDAVPYEVRPEAGLLRLRKDLALFANLRPAVCYPALADASSLKRDAIEGLDIVIVRELTGGVYFGEPKTITDLGNGQKRAIDTQVYDTYEIERIGRVAFELARKRKNKVTSMEKRNVMKSGVLWNEVMTAVHKREYPDVTLEHQLADSGGMMLVKWPKQFDVIVTDNLFGDMLSDIAAMLTGSLGMLPSASLGEVDVKTKKRKALYEPVHGSAPDIAGKGLANPIAMISSFGMALRYSFDMGDLADKVDQAIAAVLASGLRTADIKSEGTTSASTTQMGEAILKELQKLHA
- a CDS encoding DapH/DapD/GlmU-related protein encodes the protein MDSPRPKIAETIIHETVRLREAQIGRRCEVLAGTRIEYASLADYSYLGENCDVADAVIGKFTAIANSVRIGAPNHPMGRPSQHRFTYVPEYYEAGATRDRDFFAGRRGDRVIVGNDVWIGHAAILLPGVSVGDGAVIAAGAVVSRDVAPYTIVGGVPARPIRKRFDDAVAASLRRIAWWDWPDELIFERLSDFRSEAIEEFCRRYDLDANA